Proteins encoded together in one Rossellomorea sp. y25 window:
- the secG gene encoding preprotein translocase subunit SecG: MHTILVTLLIIVSIALIAIVLLQSGKSAGLSGAISGGAEQLFGKQKARGIDLVLHRITIVLSVLFFVLTIAIVAI, encoded by the coding sequence ATGCACACAATACTCGTCACTTTACTTATCATCGTATCAATCGCACTTATCGCCATTGTATTACTTCAATCAGGTAAAAGTGCTGGACTTTCAGGGGCCATCTCTGGTGGTGCAGAACAACTTTTCGGAAAACAAAAAGCTCGTGGTATTGACTTAGTACTGCACAGAATCACAATCGTATTATCGGTACTTTTCTTCGTACTAACCATTGCCATCGTAGCTATCTAA